A genome region from Schaalia sp. 19OD2882 includes the following:
- a CDS encoding DUF4191 domain-containing protein: MSEKTPSPKKRRWYHNLADAYTITARTYTWIPWALAGAALASITIALVLAWATSGTLATYLSWGLVGVLTGALAAMALLAWLVRPAMYQQIDGTLGAVYAVLSQIKSGWIVSEEPIAGTRNKDIVWRIIGRPGVVLISEGPSSRVRPLLEAERKKVMRVAKNVPVHLIEVGNDDHQVPLKKLEGTLRRLKNVLTKEEVPAISQRLAALSRAGASIPKGVDLTRVRPSRRALRGR; this comes from the coding sequence ATGAGTGAGAAGACCCCCTCCCCGAAGAAGCGTCGCTGGTACCACAACCTCGCCGACGCGTACACGATCACCGCCCGGACCTACACGTGGATCCCGTGGGCGCTCGCAGGAGCAGCCCTGGCCTCGATCACCATCGCCCTTGTCCTTGCCTGGGCCACTTCCGGAACCTTGGCCACCTATCTGTCCTGGGGGCTCGTCGGGGTGCTGACCGGCGCACTGGCCGCCATGGCGCTGCTCGCCTGGCTGGTCCGACCCGCGATGTACCAGCAGATCGACGGCACGCTGGGTGCCGTGTACGCGGTCCTGTCCCAGATCAAGTCCGGATGGATCGTCTCCGAGGAGCCCATTGCGGGAACCCGGAACAAGGACATCGTCTGGCGCATCATCGGCCGCCCGGGCGTGGTCCTCATCTCCGAAGGTCCGAGCTCGCGTGTACGCCCCTTGCTCGAGGCCGAGCGCAAGAAGGTCATGCGGGTGGCCAAGAACGTTCCGGTGCACCTCATCGAGGTCGGCAACGACGATCACCAGGTTCCTCTGAAGAAGCTCGAAGGCACACTGCGCCGCCTGAAGAACGTGCTGACGAAGGAAGAGGTCCCCGCAATCAGCCAACGCCTGGCGGCACTTTCCCGTGCGGGTGCCTCCATTCCCAAGGGCGTCGACCTGACGCGGGTGCGCCCCAGCCGTCGGGCCCTTCGCGGTCGCTGA
- a CDS encoding ABC-F family ATP-binding cassette domain-containing protein has protein sequence MINVQDFSLRIGARALVTGLNLRIDKGMCIGLVGRNGAGKTTTMRLLAGQRDHGAAEFEGTISTNGTVGYLPQDTTVGDQEQLARDRIISVRGIDEIIRRIRKAEHEMSTQEGARQIKAMERYVRLDQEFTNAGGWAANAEAARIANSLGLSDRVLDQPVGTLSGGQRRRVELARVLFSGADVLLLDEPTNHLDHDSILWLRDWIKTFPGGIMVISHDVKLLDETVNQVLYLDATRAEVDIYHLGWAAYLKQREEDERRRRKERAVAVKKAEQLRAQGEKMRYKATKAAAAQQMLRRAEELLASVGQERRQDKVAHLRFPDPAPCGKVPLTAEALSKSYGSLEVFTGVDLAIDKGAKVVVLGLNGAGKTTLLRLLSGIEEPDTGEVVAGHGLRLGYYAQEHDTLDLSATVEENMARSAPELDDTRVRSVLGQFLFSGDDVDKPVAVLSGGEKTRLALATLVVSGANVLLLDEPTNNLDPASREEVLSALHSYEGAVVLVTHDPGAVVALEPDRVLLLPDADEDLWDDSYLDLVSLT, from the coding sequence GTGATCAACGTCCAGGACTTCTCCCTGCGCATCGGCGCGCGCGCCCTCGTCACGGGTCTGAACCTGCGCATCGACAAAGGCATGTGCATCGGCCTGGTTGGACGCAACGGCGCCGGCAAGACGACGACCATGCGCCTGCTGGCGGGGCAGAGGGACCACGGGGCCGCCGAGTTCGAGGGGACGATCTCCACCAACGGGACCGTCGGCTACCTGCCGCAGGACACCACTGTGGGCGACCAGGAACAACTGGCCCGCGACCGGATCATTTCGGTGCGCGGCATCGACGAGATCATCCGCCGCATCCGCAAGGCCGAACACGAGATGTCGACCCAGGAAGGGGCGCGGCAGATCAAGGCGATGGAACGATACGTGCGCCTCGACCAGGAGTTCACCAACGCCGGTGGATGGGCCGCCAATGCCGAGGCCGCCCGGATCGCCAACTCCTTGGGCCTGTCCGACCGGGTGCTCGACCAGCCGGTGGGCACCCTGTCTGGCGGCCAGCGCCGACGGGTCGAACTGGCACGTGTCCTCTTCTCAGGGGCCGATGTCCTGCTGCTCGACGAACCGACGAACCACCTGGACCACGATTCGATCCTGTGGCTGCGGGACTGGATCAAGACCTTTCCCGGCGGGATCATGGTCATCTCCCACGACGTGAAATTGCTGGACGAGACCGTCAATCAGGTCCTCTACCTGGACGCCACACGCGCCGAGGTCGACATCTACCACTTGGGCTGGGCCGCCTACCTCAAGCAGCGCGAAGAGGATGAACGCCGCCGCCGCAAGGAACGCGCCGTCGCCGTGAAGAAGGCCGAGCAGTTGCGCGCCCAGGGCGAGAAGATGCGCTACAAGGCCACCAAGGCCGCCGCCGCACAGCAGATGCTGCGCCGCGCCGAGGAACTGCTCGCTTCCGTCGGTCAGGAGCGACGCCAGGACAAGGTCGCCCACCTGCGTTTTCCAGATCCTGCCCCCTGCGGCAAGGTGCCGCTCACGGCGGAGGCCCTGTCGAAGTCCTACGGCTCCTTGGAAGTGTTCACCGGTGTCGACCTGGCCATCGACAAGGGAGCCAAGGTCGTCGTCCTGGGGCTCAACGGTGCTGGCAAGACGACGCTGTTGCGTCTGCTGTCCGGCATCGAGGAACCCGACACGGGCGAGGTCGTCGCGGGCCACGGCCTGCGCTTGGGCTACTACGCCCAGGAGCACGACACCCTGGACCTGTCGGCCACCGTGGAGGAGAACATGGCGCGCAGCGCCCCCGAGCTGGATGACACCCGCGTGCGTTCGGTCCTCGGCCAGTTCCTCTTCAGTGGCGACGACGTGGACAAGCCGGTCGCGGTGCTCTCAGGTGGGGAGAAGACCAGGCTGGCTCTGGCCACACTGGTGGTGTCCGGCGCCAACGTCCTGTTGCTGGACGAGCCGACGAACAACCTGGACCCCGCTTCGCGTGAGGAGGTCCTGTCGGCCCTGCACAGTTACGAGGGTGCCGTGGTCCTGGTGACCCACGATCCGGGAGCCGTCGTCGCCCTCGAACCCGACCGGGTCCTGCTGTTGCCCGACGCGGACGAGGACCTGTGGGACGACTCGTACCTGGACCTGGTGTCCCTGACCTGA
- a CDS encoding ABC transporter substrate-binding protein produces MRKATIPVLAMAIGAIALAGCADPDQTGDDTPSGSLQSAVDVIPYGLSSVEKVDEIAAMVPEAVKKAGVLRNGASTDYAPGEFRAADGQTPVGYDVDLVNAIAKVMGLEKGETTHAEFPTIIPALGSKFDVGASSFTITPERLRQVHMVSYVEVGSAYAVAKGNPKSFDAKNVCGKTIGVQNGTYQQDYADKLSEECVAAGKEKIRVMPHDLQSDVATKVIGGQYDATLADSTVIGYAVKLSGGELEQIGDVIESAPQGIAVAKNDEQLAKAVQAAVQHLMDDGTLTRILAPYGAESAALTKAELDPAQ; encoded by the coding sequence ATGCGTAAGGCCACCATTCCCGTCCTCGCGATGGCCATCGGCGCCATTGCCCTTGCAGGTTGCGCCGATCCCGACCAGACGGGCGATGACACCCCCTCCGGATCCCTCCAGTCCGCCGTCGATGTCATCCCCTACGGCCTGTCCTCCGTCGAGAAGGTCGACGAGATCGCCGCCATGGTGCCCGAGGCAGTGAAGAAGGCCGGCGTCCTGCGCAACGGTGCCTCCACCGACTACGCCCCCGGCGAATTCCGCGCCGCCGACGGGCAGACACCCGTGGGATACGACGTCGACCTGGTCAATGCCATCGCCAAGGTCATGGGTCTTGAGAAGGGCGAGACCACCCACGCGGAGTTCCCGACGATCATTCCGGCCTTGGGAAGCAAATTCGATGTGGGCGCCTCCTCCTTCACCATCACCCCCGAGCGCCTCCGGCAGGTCCACATGGTCTCCTACGTCGAGGTCGGTTCCGCCTACGCCGTGGCCAAGGGCAACCCGAAGTCCTTCGACGCCAAGAACGTGTGCGGCAAGACCATCGGCGTCCAGAACGGCACCTACCAGCAGGACTACGCGGACAAGCTCTCCGAGGAATGCGTCGCAGCGGGCAAGGAGAAGATCCGGGTCATGCCGCACGACCTGCAGTCCGACGTGGCCACCAAGGTCATCGGCGGCCAGTACGACGCCACCTTGGCCGACTCCACCGTCATCGGCTACGCGGTCAAGCTCTCCGGTGGTGAACTCGAGCAGATCGGCGACGTCATCGAGTCCGCCCCCCAGGGAATTGCGGTGGCCAAGAACGACGAACAACTGGCCAAGGCCGTCCAGGCCGCCGTGCAGCACCTCATGGATGACGGCACCCTGACCAGGATCCTGGCCCCCTACGGCGCCGAGAGTGCAGCCCTGACCAAGGCGGAACTCGACCCCGCCCAGTGA
- a CDS encoding amino acid ABC transporter ATP-binding protein codes for MVSVRGVHKFFGSLHVLRGIDLDIAPGEVCVILGPSGSGKSTLLRCLNQLETISAGRIEIEGELLGYREEERGGKIVLHDLSDAQIAEQRSHIGMVFQRFNLFPHMTALDNVMEAPVRVKKTAKESARATALDLLAKVGLADRADHYPSELSGGQQQRVAIARAMAMEPELMLFDEPTSALDPELVGEVLGVMKDLAASGMTMVVVTHEVGFAREVADTVIFMDEGVVVEKGRPEEVIDSPREARTKEFFSKVL; via the coding sequence ATGGTCAGCGTGCGCGGAGTCCACAAGTTCTTCGGCTCGTTGCACGTCCTGCGCGGAATCGACCTGGACATCGCCCCCGGTGAGGTCTGTGTGATCCTCGGCCCGTCGGGCTCGGGAAAGTCGACACTGCTGCGCTGTCTCAACCAGTTGGAAACCATCTCCGCGGGCCGCATCGAGATCGAAGGTGAACTCCTCGGCTACCGGGAAGAGGAACGGGGCGGAAAGATCGTCCTGCACGACCTGTCCGACGCGCAGATCGCCGAGCAACGTTCGCACATCGGCATGGTCTTCCAACGTTTCAACCTCTTCCCCCACATGACGGCCCTGGACAACGTCATGGAGGCGCCCGTGCGTGTGAAGAAGACCGCCAAGGAGTCCGCCCGGGCCACGGCGCTGGACCTGCTGGCAAAGGTGGGACTGGCCGACCGCGCGGACCACTACCCCTCGGAACTGTCCGGAGGTCAACAGCAGCGCGTCGCGATTGCCCGCGCCATGGCCATGGAGCCCGAACTCATGCTCTTCGACGAGCCGACCTCCGCCCTCGACCCGGAGTTGGTGGGTGAGGTCCTGGGCGTCATGAAGGACTTGGCTGCTTCGGGAATGACGATGGTCGTCGTCACCCACGAAGTCGGCTTCGCCCGCGAGGTGGCCGACACGGTGATCTTCATGGACGAAGGCGTCGTCGTCGAGAAGGGCAGACCCGAGGAGGTCATCGACTCCCCGCGCGAGGCCCGCACCAAGGAATTCTTCTCCAAGGTCCTGTGA
- the tgt gene encoding tRNA guanosine(34) transglycosylase Tgt → MNTDWLAQAPPTFVEADGTRVRDRGFDVGTRLETGPGLGRTGVVHTAHGTIRTPAFIPVGTKATVKALIPEMVQALGAQAVLANAYHLYLQPGADIVDEAGGFGAFMNWSGPTYTDSGGFQVLSLGSGFKKVLSQEFSGTADLDDPKLRMQAVKASRAVIDEDSVTFKSHIDGTTHRFTPEVSMGIQHKLGSDVMFAFDELTSLLHPRDYQEESLDRTHRWARRCLAEHRRLTEERADKPYQQLWGVVQGAQYQDLRRRAARTLSDMDEDGMRFDGFGVGGALEKENLGRIVSWVCEELDEHRPRHLLGISEPDDLFAAVAAGADTFDCVNPSRVARNAAVYTPDGRFNITNSRFKRDFTPLVDGCGCYTCTHYTRAYVHHLFKAKEILSATLTTIHNEWFTVRLVDAIRESIECGQFDDFRDDMVGRFTHSGRTGAR, encoded by the coding sequence ATGAACACCGACTGGCTGGCACAGGCCCCGCCCACATTCGTGGAAGCCGACGGCACCCGGGTCAGGGACCGCGGATTCGACGTGGGCACCCGCCTGGAAACCGGACCGGGCCTGGGCCGCACCGGAGTGGTGCACACCGCCCACGGCACCATCCGCACCCCCGCCTTCATCCCCGTGGGCACCAAGGCCACCGTCAAGGCCCTGATCCCGGAGATGGTCCAGGCCCTGGGCGCCCAGGCGGTCCTGGCCAACGCCTACCACCTCTACCTGCAGCCCGGCGCCGACATCGTCGACGAGGCAGGCGGCTTCGGCGCCTTCATGAACTGGTCCGGACCCACCTACACCGACTCCGGCGGCTTCCAGGTCCTCTCCCTGGGGTCGGGATTCAAGAAGGTCCTCTCGCAAGAGTTCTCCGGCACCGCCGACCTGGACGACCCGAAGCTGCGCATGCAGGCCGTGAAGGCCTCCCGCGCCGTCATCGACGAGGATTCGGTGACCTTCAAGAGCCACATCGACGGCACCACGCACCGCTTCACCCCGGAAGTGTCGATGGGCATCCAGCACAAGTTGGGCTCCGACGTGATGTTCGCCTTCGACGAGCTCACCTCCCTCCTGCACCCCCGGGACTACCAGGAGGAATCCTTGGACCGCACCCACAGGTGGGCACGGCGCTGCCTTGCCGAGCACAGGCGCCTGACCGAGGAGCGCGCGGACAAGCCCTACCAGCAGCTGTGGGGCGTCGTCCAAGGCGCGCAGTACCAGGACCTGCGGCGCAGGGCCGCCCGCACCCTGTCCGACATGGACGAGGACGGGATGCGTTTCGACGGATTCGGAGTCGGTGGGGCACTGGAGAAGGAGAACCTGGGAAGAATCGTGTCCTGGGTCTGTGAGGAGCTCGATGAACATCGCCCTCGTCACCTGTTGGGCATCTCCGAGCCTGACGACCTCTTCGCCGCAGTGGCGGCCGGCGCCGACACCTTCGACTGCGTGAATCCCTCCCGCGTGGCCCGCAATGCCGCGGTGTACACCCCCGACGGGCGCTTCAACATCACGAATTCACGATTCAAGCGGGACTTCACGCCGCTGGTGGACGGCTGCGGGTGCTACACGTGCACGCACTACACTCGCGCCTACGTCCACCATCTGTTCAAGGCCAAGGAGATCCTCTCGGCCACACTGACGACGATCCACAACGAGTGGTTCACCGTGCGACTCGTGGACGCCATCCGTGAGTCCATCGAATGCGGTCAATTCGACGACTTCAGGGACGACATGGTCGGACGATTCACCCACAGTGGAAGGACTGGTGCCAGATGA
- a CDS encoding queuosine precursor transporter, whose product MPEDPTHTTSPRIFDVVAVLFVAFLLISNIVATKITALDMGPVHLVFDGGAILFPLTYVLGDVLAEVYGFARARRVVVLGFAVSLLASLTFWLVQVAPVGPGYTNQAAYEAVLGFVPRIVAASVLGYLAGQLVNALVLVRIRRRWGPKHLWARLVGSTLVGEALDTLIFCTVAFIGVIPAGEFLNYVLTGYVYKVGVEVLLLPVTYRVIAGVRRVERLRHDEVLAA is encoded by the coding sequence ATGCCCGAAGATCCCACACACACCACCAGTCCACGGATCTTCGACGTGGTGGCTGTGCTCTTCGTCGCCTTCCTGCTCATCTCGAACATCGTCGCCACGAAGATCACCGCCCTCGACATGGGCCCCGTGCACTTGGTCTTCGACGGCGGGGCGATCCTCTTCCCCCTGACCTACGTCCTCGGTGACGTGCTGGCGGAAGTCTACGGATTTGCCCGGGCCCGCCGCGTGGTGGTGCTCGGATTCGCGGTCTCACTGCTGGCTTCCCTGACCTTCTGGCTCGTCCAGGTCGCGCCGGTCGGCCCCGGCTACACGAACCAAGCCGCTTACGAGGCCGTCCTCGGCTTCGTCCCACGCATTGTCGCCGCCTCCGTCCTGGGGTACCTGGCCGGGCAACTCGTCAATGCCCTGGTGCTCGTGCGGATCAGGCGCCGATGGGGACCCAAGCACCTGTGGGCGCGCCTGGTCGGCTCGACCCTGGTGGGCGAGGCCCTTGACACGCTGATATTTTGCACGGTGGCCTTCATCGGGGTCATTCCCGCAGGCGAGTTCCTCAACTACGTGCTCACCGGCTACGTGTACAAGGTGGGCGTCGAGGTGCTGCTGCTGCCCGTCACCTACCGGGTCATTGCCGGTGTGCGCCGCGTCGAGCGGCTCCGACACGACGAGGTCCTGGCCGCATGA
- a CDS encoding protein kinase, with protein MEINGYELGPVVHMTASGPMWSTCDQDGAPALLRIHTAEEAEALVERWRLWAQVDSPHVVRLVDVVAHEDGRVALVQERVSGRPLDALLEAPDPVRPKQARRILADIKAALTELHRAGLVHTDVSPSNILVHPRRGAVLVDVGEEVGEGGGTPGWNADLPKTAEGDLAALERLAQTLGVRVPDASAMVDVDNDAAGPTLPESVTPEGAVAALRAAAARTPTRGADKGEVGRDEASAIAVAKGRTSSRPRPLVGAGARRIALVTAAVASLGIGVGLGLTQGILRADAGGTGDASASAGAVAGGVCPTPGRLAARIQEVIDARDTALGAQDGSGLEGLVGGPLLASDQELITSLAERKVELRGYDTTLLSIGEVTCTGAGVDLHVTVAVEVRQEEHERCEAGTCRTVSAGPPVRLELHLEGNDLNVQVAERQS; from the coding sequence ATGGAGATCAACGGCTATGAACTGGGGCCAGTCGTCCACATGACTGCCTCGGGCCCCATGTGGAGCACATGCGACCAGGACGGGGCACCCGCCCTGCTCCGCATCCACACGGCCGAGGAGGCCGAAGCCCTCGTCGAACGCTGGCGACTCTGGGCGCAGGTGGACAGCCCCCATGTCGTGCGTCTCGTCGACGTCGTCGCCCACGAGGACGGGCGCGTCGCCCTCGTCCAGGAGCGCGTGTCCGGACGTCCCCTCGACGCCCTGCTCGAGGCCCCCGATCCCGTGCGCCCGAAACAGGCGCGAAGGATCCTCGCCGACATCAAGGCGGCACTGACGGAGCTGCACCGAGCGGGCTTGGTCCACACGGATGTCTCACCCTCCAACATCCTCGTCCATCCGCGCAGGGGAGCCGTCCTGGTCGACGTCGGTGAAGAGGTCGGCGAGGGCGGTGGAACGCCCGGGTGGAATGCGGACCTGCCCAAGACCGCCGAAGGAGACCTTGCCGCCCTGGAGCGACTTGCACAGACCCTGGGGGTTCGGGTGCCCGACGCGTCCGCCATGGTGGATGTGGACAACGATGCCGCAGGGCCCACGCTGCCCGAGTCGGTGACCCCCGAAGGAGCGGTGGCGGCGCTGCGGGCAGCTGCCGCTCGCACGCCGACGCGGGGAGCCGACAAGGGCGAGGTCGGTCGAGACGAGGCGTCGGCCATCGCAGTGGCAAAGGGCCGGACCTCCTCGCGACCCCGCCCGCTGGTGGGCGCGGGAGCGCGCCGCATCGCCCTGGTCACGGCGGCGGTCGCGTCACTGGGGATCGGCGTCGGACTGGGCCTGACCCAAGGGATCCTTCGTGCAGACGCAGGTGGCACCGGCGACGCAAGTGCGTCTGCAGGGGCGGTTGCAGGAGGAGTTTGCCCCACGCCGGGCAGACTCGCGGCGAGGATTCAAGAAGTGATCGATGCGCGCGACACCGCGCTGGGCGCGCAGGACGGCTCCGGGTTGGAAGGGCTTGTCGGAGGCCCGCTTCTCGCCTCCGACCAGGAGCTCATCACGAGCCTGGCGGAGCGCAAAGTGGAGCTTCGAGGCTATGACACCACACTGTTGTCGATCGGCGAGGTGACCTGCACCGGCGCGGGCGTCGACTTGCATGTCACGGTCGCGGTCGAGGTCCGACAGGAAGAGCATGAGCGCTGTGAGGCAGGCACCTGCAGGACGGTCAGTGCGGGGCCACCCGTCAGGCTGGAACTCCATCTGGAGGGCAATGACCTCAACGTGCAGGTCGCCGAACGCCAGAGTTGA
- a CDS encoding amino acid ABC transporter permease, with product MPKDTAPIDFIVSRPAPRPGRWVSAVIVAVLAVALIHGLVTNEKYQWAVAGRWIFSQTILQGLGFTLLLTVIAMVVGTALAITMAIMRQSINPVLRWVATLYIWFFRGTPIYTQLIFWSLLPVLYPTVVLGVPFGPELFSFQMVDVFTPFWMACVGLSLNEGAYLAEIMRAGLLSVDKGQWEAATALGMPRPLIFRRIILPQAMRVIVPPIGNETISMLKTTSLVAAIPFTLELTFVAADKGQRLFQPVPLLIAAAFWYLVVTTILMWVQSHIEKYFSKGFERHEGKHRPGADAHAENAFIEVTP from the coding sequence ATGCCCAAGGACACTGCCCCCATCGACTTCATCGTCTCCCGCCCGGCTCCCAGGCCCGGCCGTTGGGTGTCGGCCGTCATCGTCGCGGTGCTCGCAGTGGCCCTCATCCATGGCTTGGTCACGAACGAGAAGTACCAGTGGGCGGTCGCCGGGCGCTGGATCTTCTCACAGACGATCCTCCAGGGCTTGGGTTTCACACTTCTCCTCACGGTCATCGCCATGGTCGTCGGCACGGCCCTGGCCATCACCATGGCGATCATGCGCCAGTCGATCAATCCCGTGCTGCGTTGGGTCGCCACCCTCTACATCTGGTTCTTCCGCGGCACCCCGATCTACACGCAGTTGATCTTCTGGTCCCTGCTCCCGGTTCTGTACCCGACGGTGGTTTTGGGCGTTCCTTTCGGCCCGGAGCTCTTCTCCTTCCAGATGGTCGACGTCTTCACCCCCTTCTGGATGGCGTGCGTGGGATTGTCCCTCAACGAGGGCGCCTACTTGGCGGAGATCATGCGCGCCGGACTGCTGTCGGTGGACAAGGGCCAGTGGGAGGCGGCGACGGCTCTTGGCATGCCGCGTCCCCTCATCTTCCGACGCATCATCCTTCCCCAGGCGATGCGGGTCATCGTCCCGCCCATCGGGAACGAAACCATCTCCATGCTCAAGACGACCTCCCTGGTCGCGGCAATCCCCTTCACCCTTGAACTCACCTTCGTCGCCGCGGACAAGGGGCAGCGTCTCTTCCAGCCCGTGCCTTTGCTCATTGCGGCGGCTTTCTGGTACCTGGTGGTCACGACCATCCTCATGTGGGTCCAGTCGCACATCGAGAAGTACTTCTCGAAGGGCTTCGAACGGCATGAGGGCAAACATCGTCCCGGCGCAGACGCTCATGCAGAGAACGCATTCATCGAGGTGACCCCGTGA
- the sucB gene encoding 2-oxoglutarate dehydrogenase, E2 component, dihydrolipoamide succinyltransferase has product MATDVTMPALGESVTEGTVTTWLKNVGDTVAADEALVEVSTDKVDSEVPSPVAGVVLEILVAEDDTVEVGTVIARIGDAGEASAPAIAPAHVAAPSPVPVASPTPSAPAAPAGGAVSGVEVTMPALGESVSEGTVTTWLKSVGDRVEADEALLEVSTDKVDSEVPSPVAGWVAQIRVAEDETVEVGTVVAIISEVELHAASAAPAAAPVPAAPVAPAAPATPAPPVPAPLPPAPAAPAAPAAPRASATTGYVTPIVRKLAREAGIDLATVTGTGVGGRIRREDVEAAIAAQAAPAPAAPAVPAAAALGREPSPLRGKTEKMTRLRQTISRRMVESLQTAAQLTTVIEVDVTRIATLRARAKDAFIQREQTKLTFLPFFVKAATEALPYHPKVNATIKDTEVTYHDHEHIGIAVDTERGLLVPVIKNAGAMSLADIARSINDLASRTRDGKAGADELSGSTFTITNTGSGGALFDTPVLNMPETAIMGVGTIVKRPVVVKDSLGNDSIAIRSMVYLSISYDHRLVDGADASRYLMDVKKRLEEGAFEAELGL; this is encoded by the coding sequence ATGGCAACTGATGTGACCATGCCCGCTCTGGGCGAGTCGGTGACCGAGGGCACCGTCACCACGTGGCTGAAGAACGTCGGCGACACGGTGGCCGCCGACGAGGCCCTGGTCGAGGTCTCCACCGACAAGGTGGACTCCGAGGTCCCCTCCCCCGTCGCAGGCGTCGTCCTGGAGATCCTCGTCGCCGAGGACGACACCGTCGAGGTCGGCACCGTCATCGCCCGCATCGGCGATGCCGGCGAGGCCTCTGCACCCGCAATCGCACCTGCCCACGTCGCAGCTCCTTCCCCTGTGCCGGTGGCGTCGCCCACCCCGTCTGCGCCTGCGGCTCCTGCGGGTGGCGCGGTCAGCGGCGTCGAGGTGACAATGCCCGCCCTGGGTGAGTCCGTCTCCGAGGGCACCGTCACCACGTGGCTCAAGAGTGTGGGCGATCGCGTGGAGGCCGACGAGGCCCTGCTGGAGGTCTCCACCGACAAGGTGGACTCCGAGGTCCCCTCCCCTGTGGCCGGCTGGGTCGCACAGATCCGTGTGGCCGAGGACGAGACCGTCGAGGTCGGGACCGTGGTGGCGATCATTTCCGAGGTCGAGCTCCATGCAGCCTCTGCTGCGCCTGCTGCTGCACCGGTCCCCGCCGCTCCCGTGGCGCCGGCCGCGCCGGCCACCCCCGCACCGCCAGTCCCGGCTCCCCTTCCGCCGGCACCGGCAGCTCCGGCTGCGCCTGCGGCACCACGTGCTTCGGCCACCACCGGTTACGTGACCCCGATCGTCCGCAAACTCGCCCGTGAAGCCGGCATCGACCTCGCCACCGTGACGGGCACAGGTGTCGGCGGCCGCATCCGCCGCGAGGACGTCGAAGCCGCGATCGCTGCCCAGGCTGCTCCTGCCCCGGCTGCTCCTGCGGTTCCGGCGGCTGCCGCTCTTGGGCGCGAGCCTTCCCCGCTGCGCGGCAAGACCGAGAAGATGACGCGTCTTCGACAGACGATCTCGCGTCGCATGGTCGAGTCCCTGCAGACCGCTGCCCAGCTGACCACGGTCATCGAAGTCGACGTGACGAGGATCGCGACCCTTCGCGCCCGTGCCAAGGATGCCTTCATCCAGCGCGAGCAGACCAAGCTCACCTTCCTGCCCTTCTTCGTCAAGGCCGCCACCGAGGCACTGCCCTACCACCCGAAGGTGAATGCGACGATCAAGGACACCGAGGTCACCTACCACGACCACGAGCACATCGGAATCGCAGTGGACACCGAGCGCGGCCTCCTGGTCCCCGTCATCAAGAACGCCGGTGCCATGTCGCTGGCCGACATCGCCCGTTCCATCAACGACCTGGCCTCCAGGACCCGGGACGGCAAGGCCGGTGCGGACGAGCTCTCCGGTTCGACCTTCACCATCACGAACACGGGTTCGGGTGGTGCCCTGTTCGACACGCCGGTGCTCAACATGCCCGAGACGGCCATCATGGGGGTCGGCACGATCGTCAAGCGCCCTGTGGTCGTCAAGGACTCGTTGGGCAACGACTCGATCGCGATCCGCTCGATGGTCTACTTGTCCATCTCCTACGACCACCGCCTGGTGGACGGTGCTGACGCGTCCCGGTACCTCATGGATGTGAAGAAGCGCTTGGAAGAGGGGGCATTCGAGGCCGAACTGGGCCTGTGA